The following proteins are co-located in the Pedobacter sp. FW305-3-2-15-E-R2A2 genome:
- a CDS encoding alpha/beta hydrolase, with translation MKTRLLLMLLAFTSSIVTLSAKVKVAKDIDYGADKGKISNQLNVYYPASLEKKDVLIFIHGGSWSSGKKETYWWLGRNLARKGLVAVTINYGLAPDQQYGQMATDCANSVKWVYDHIADYGGNPERIFLMGHSAGGHLAALINADPQYLKNAGFRGKINGVILNDAFGLDMNEYLSKAEHDNNYRNFIRTFTSSPEVWTKGSPLNYLDNIRNPHLIFYGENTYPAIQIQSKRMYEQLMGQQVPCELQLIRRKKHVGMISQMIFGSNALYKAILDFIAGH, from the coding sequence ATGAAAACCAGGTTGTTGCTGATGTTACTTGCTTTTACTTCATCAATAGTCACTTTGTCTGCAAAGGTTAAAGTGGCAAAGGATATTGATTACGGTGCTGATAAAGGTAAAATTAGCAATCAGCTGAATGTCTACTATCCGGCAAGTCTGGAAAAGAAAGATGTCCTGATCTTTATTCATGGCGGTTCCTGGAGCAGCGGAAAAAAAGAAACCTATTGGTGGCTGGGAAGGAACCTGGCAAGAAAAGGTTTGGTCGCAGTAACGATAAATTATGGTCTGGCGCCGGATCAGCAATATGGACAAATGGCTACTGATTGCGCCAATTCGGTGAAATGGGTGTATGATCATATCGCCGATTATGGCGGAAATCCGGAACGGATCTTTCTGATGGGACATTCCGCAGGAGGGCACCTGGCAGCATTGATCAATGCTGACCCGCAATACTTAAAAAACGCTGGTTTTAGAGGAAAAATTAATGGCGTGATTTTAAATGATGCCTTTGGCCTGGATATGAACGAGTATCTGAGCAAAGCAGAACATGACAACAATTACCGCAATTTTATCCGCACTTTTACCAGTAGTCCTGAAGTATGGACCAAAGGTTCTCCCCTGAATTATTTGGATAATATTCGTAATCCTCATTTGATCTTTTATGGGGAAAATACTTATCCCGCGATTCAGATTCAGTCGAAACGGATGTATGAGCAGTTAATGGGGCAGCAAGTACCTTGTGAGCTACAGCTGATTCGTAGGAAAAAGCATGTCGGTATGATCAGTCAGATGATTTTCGGAAGTAATGCGCTTTATAAGGCCATTCTGGATTTTATAGCAGGGCATTAG
- a CDS encoding sodium:solute symporter, translated as MSPAILLSFLIGYFLILIIIAFATSKKSSDNATFFIANRNSKWYLVAFGMIGTALSGVTFISVPGEVGAPSGNQFQYFQFVLGNAIGFIIIATVLLPLYYRMRLTSIYSYIEQRLGFYSYKTAASIFLISRTIGSAFRLYLVVIVLQRFIFDSYGIPFWATVLISLGLIWSYTFKGGLKTIIITDTLQTFFLVLSVFLTLYFICSSLNMDIPTAFESIKNSGYSKIFFYENFLTSDFYFSKQLIGGIFVTIAMTGLDQDLMQKNLSMKTIGEAQKNMFTFTGVFVVLNIFFLSVGALLYIYATKNGIEIPLDHVTGKPRTDFLFPEIALNHLSVVPAIVFMLGLTAATFATTDSALTALTTSFCVDFLHMDKENAPVVHETTDKESMAAADRQHKEAADKKSKAAVSKRHMVHVAFSLLMFVVIIIFNAFNDESVVKGIFKVASYTYGPLLGLYSFGLFVRKRGLHDKLVPLICIISPALCYLLNANSATLLGGYKFSVELILVNGLITFIGLLLISKKTDLQTKF; from the coding sequence ATGAGCCCAGCTATACTTTTGTCTTTTTTAATTGGTTATTTTCTGATCCTGATCATTATTGCGTTTGCAACATCGAAGAAATCATCTGATAACGCTACTTTTTTCATTGCAAACAGAAACTCAAAATGGTACCTCGTAGCCTTTGGAATGATTGGAACCGCCTTATCCGGCGTAACTTTCATTTCCGTTCCCGGGGAAGTTGGTGCTCCCTCAGGCAACCAGTTTCAGTATTTCCAGTTTGTGCTGGGCAATGCCATTGGCTTTATCATTATCGCAACAGTACTCCTGCCCCTCTATTACCGGATGAGGCTGACCTCGATTTACAGTTATATCGAACAAAGGCTCGGTTTCTATAGCTATAAAACCGCCGCTTCTATTTTCCTGATTTCCAGAACCATAGGCTCAGCCTTCCGTTTGTACCTGGTAGTCATTGTATTACAACGCTTTATATTTGACAGTTATGGTATTCCTTTCTGGGCAACAGTACTGATCTCCCTGGGACTGATCTGGTCCTATACTTTTAAAGGCGGACTGAAAACCATCATCATTACCGATACCTTGCAAACATTCTTCCTGGTATTATCGGTATTTCTGACGCTTTACTTCATTTGCAGCAGCCTGAATATGGACATTCCAACGGCCTTTGAATCGATAAAAAACAGCGGTTACTCCAAGATCTTTTTCTACGAAAACTTCCTCACCAGCGATTTCTATTTCAGTAAGCAGCTGATAGGTGGAATATTCGTCACCATTGCCATGACGGGATTAGATCAGGACCTGATGCAGAAAAACCTAAGCATGAAAACCATTGGTGAAGCTCAAAAAAACATGTTCACTTTCACCGGAGTGTTCGTTGTACTGAATATCTTCTTTTTATCAGTAGGTGCTTTGTTATATATATACGCCACTAAAAACGGGATTGAAATTCCTTTAGACCATGTTACCGGCAAACCAAGAACAGACTTTCTTTTTCCAGAGATTGCGTTAAACCACCTGAGTGTTGTTCCGGCAATCGTTTTTATGCTGGGCTTAACGGCAGCAACTTTTGCCACAACAGACTCGGCATTAACCGCATTGACTACCTCATTCTGTGTAGATTTTCTCCACATGGATAAAGAAAACGCCCCTGTTGTTCATGAAACCACAGACAAAGAATCTATGGCTGCAGCAGATCGGCAACATAAAGAGGCGGCCGACAAGAAATCGAAAGCGGCAGTCAGCAAAAGACATATGGTCCATGTTGCTTTTTCATTATTAATGTTTGTCGTGATCATTATATTCAATGCATTTAATGATGAATCAGTAGTAAAAGGCATTTTTAAAGTCGCATCCTATACTTATGGCCCACTTCTTGGTCTGTATAGCTTTGGTCTTTTTGTTAGAAAAAGAGGACTTCATGATAAATTAGTACCTTTAATATGTATCATTTCACCAGCATTATGTTACCTCCTGAATGCAAATTCCGCGACCTTACTGGGAGGATACAAGTTCAGTGTTGAGCTGATTCTGGTAAATGGGCTTATCACCTTTATCGGGCTGTTACTGATCAGCAAAAAAACAGATTTACAAACTAAATTTTAA
- a CDS encoding SDR family oxidoreductase produces MDFKNKVVIITGASSGIGKACAEEFAKRGAHLVLAARQYVTLCEITADLENRYGIRAVAVQADVSKEHDCEVLIKQALVTFDKIDVLVNNAGLSMRALFDDLDLSVLKNLMDVNFWGTVYCTKYALPEILKTKGSIIGVSSIAGYRGLPGRTGYSASKFAMNGFMEALRTELLKTGVHVMVACPGFTASNIRVTALAKDGSSHGETSMEEGKMMTADEVAGRIVDGIAARKRTLIMTGQGKLTVWINKLLPALADKLVFNHFTKEKNALIK; encoded by the coding sequence ATGGATTTTAAGAATAAGGTAGTCATCATTACCGGTGCATCTTCCGGTATAGGAAAGGCTTGTGCCGAAGAATTTGCGAAACGTGGTGCCCATCTGGTCCTCGCTGCCAGACAATATGTAACCCTCTGCGAAATTACTGCTGATCTGGAAAACAGGTATGGCATTCGTGCTGTGGCGGTACAGGCTGACGTAAGTAAGGAACACGATTGTGAAGTGCTGATCAAACAGGCATTGGTCACTTTCGATAAAATAGATGTCCTGGTCAATAATGCCGGACTATCCATGCGCGCCTTATTTGATGACCTGGACCTTTCTGTCCTGAAAAATCTGATGGATGTGAATTTCTGGGGCACCGTATATTGTACAAAATACGCGTTACCGGAAATCCTGAAAACCAAAGGCAGTATAATTGGCGTATCTTCTATTGCAGGTTATCGTGGATTACCGGGAAGAACAGGTTACTCTGCTTCTAAGTTTGCCATGAATGGCTTTATGGAAGCACTGAGGACTGAGCTTTTAAAGACAGGAGTGCATGTCATGGTGGCTTGTCCTGGTTTTACCGCTTCAAATATCCGGGTAACTGCTTTAGCTAAAGACGGGTCTTCACATGGAGAAACAAGTATGGAAGAGGGGAAAATGATGACTGCCGATGAGGTTGCCGGCCGTATTGTTGATGGAATTGCGGCAAGAAAACGCACTTTGATCATGACGGGGCAGGGTAAATTAACGGTGTGGATCAATAAATTGCTTCCTGCATTGGCGGATAAACTGGTGTTTAACCACTTTACAAAAGAAAAGAACGCATTGATCAAATAG
- the recR gene encoding recombination mediator RecR encodes MNFSSKLLEDAVNEFSKLPGVGQKTALRLVLHLLNKEQEEVSNFGNAIIRLRQEIKHCTVCHNISDQHICEICTANKRDKEVICVVEDTRDVMAVENTGQYFGVYHVLGGLISPMDGIGPSDLFIDSLVQRVATTPVKEVILALSATMEGDTTLFYLYKRLKDFQIPITTIARGIAFGGELEYADEITLGRSIVTRVPYENSLIK; translated from the coding sequence ATGAACTTTTCTTCTAAACTTCTTGAAGACGCTGTCAATGAATTTTCAAAGTTGCCAGGAGTTGGACAAAAGACCGCATTACGCTTAGTATTGCATTTATTGAATAAGGAGCAGGAAGAGGTCTCGAACTTCGGAAATGCGATTATCAGACTCCGGCAGGAGATTAAACACTGTACCGTTTGTCATAATATCTCTGACCAGCACATTTGTGAGATCTGTACCGCCAATAAGCGGGACAAAGAAGTGATCTGCGTAGTGGAAGATACCCGTGATGTAATGGCTGTGGAGAATACCGGTCAGTATTTTGGAGTTTATCATGTATTGGGAGGCCTGATCTCCCCAATGGATGGCATAGGACCTTCCGATCTTTTTATTGACTCTCTGGTGCAACGCGTTGCAACTACGCCGGTAAAAGAGGTTATACTGGCCCTGAGTGCCACGATGGAAGGGGATACCACGCTCTTTTATTTATACAAACGCCTTAAAGATTTCCAGATCCCAATCACGACAATTGCCCGTGGAATTGCGTTTGGCGGTGAACTCGAATACGCAGACGAAATCACTTTGGGCCGCTCTATCGTTACCAGGGTGCCTTATGAAAACTCATTAATCAAATAA
- the trpA gene encoding tryptophan synthase subunit alpha, with the protein MNRINKLFQEKKYILSIYYTAGYPNLGDTVAIAEELERSGADLLEIGFPYSDPVADGPVIQASSKTALDGGMTLKLLFEQLKDLRKTVSIPVLLMGYVNPMLQYGVENFCKSCAEVGVDGCIVPDLPMVEYEELYSGVFKDNGLTNIFLVTPQTSTERIRKIDGLSNGFIYLLSSSATTGQNLQVSENTEAYFSRIAEMKLNNPTMIGFGISSKETFDKACQYANGAIIGSAFVKSLKSDNVTASVRDFMKTFKP; encoded by the coding sequence ATGAACAGAATTAATAAGTTATTTCAGGAGAAAAAATATATATTATCCATCTATTACACTGCAGGATACCCAAACTTAGGTGATACCGTAGCGATTGCAGAAGAGTTGGAAAGGTCAGGCGCAGACTTACTGGAAATTGGTTTCCCATATTCTGATCCGGTAGCGGATGGTCCGGTTATTCAGGCGAGCAGCAAGACTGCCCTGGATGGTGGAATGACGCTTAAACTGTTGTTTGAGCAATTGAAAGACCTTCGTAAAACAGTAAGCATTCCGGTATTGCTAATGGGTTATGTGAACCCGATGTTGCAATATGGGGTCGAGAATTTTTGTAAGTCATGCGCAGAAGTAGGTGTGGATGGATGTATCGTTCCGGATCTTCCAATGGTGGAGTATGAAGAGCTGTACAGCGGCGTATTTAAAGATAATGGATTGACCAATATCTTCCTGGTGACCCCGCAGACTTCTACCGAGCGGATCCGTAAGATTGACGGACTAAGTAATGGCTTCATTTATCTTTTGTCTTCTTCTGCTACTACAGGGCAAAACCTGCAGGTTTCAGAAAATACAGAAGCGTATTTCTCGAGAATCGCGGAGATGAAGCTCAATAATCCAACGATGATCGGCTTTGGCATCAGCAGCAAAGAGACCTTTGATAAGGCTTGTCAGTATGCAAATGGCGCCATTATCGGCAGTGCTTTTGTTAAAAGCCTGAAATCCGATAACGTAACTGCCAGTGTGAGGGACTTTATGAAAACCTTTAAGCCGTAA
- a CDS encoding phosphoribosylanthranilate isomerase translates to MKRPELKICGMLHPENIAEVAGLQPDYLGFIFFKGSKRYAGDLDPEVVKALPEQIRRTGVFVNEAAEVVLELVHQYGLNAVQLHGAESSEYCRGIAQYVKAIQPEFKVIKSFGVNADFDFQQLEAYPGVVDYFLFDTQTPDHGGSGKKFDWNLLDKYKLDVPYFLSGGIGPESVEALNGISDPRLFAIDINSRFELEPGWKDAGKLKEFKNKLS, encoded by the coding sequence ATGAAAAGGCCTGAACTGAAAATATGTGGCATGCTGCATCCGGAGAATATTGCGGAAGTGGCCGGATTACAGCCGGATTATCTGGGCTTTATTTTCTTTAAAGGCTCCAAAAGATATGCTGGTGATTTAGATCCGGAAGTGGTTAAAGCTTTACCGGAACAGATTCGGCGGACTGGTGTTTTTGTAAATGAAGCAGCAGAAGTAGTGCTGGAGCTGGTTCATCAATACGGACTGAATGCGGTACAGTTACATGGAGCGGAGAGTTCTGAATATTGCAGGGGTATAGCTCAATATGTTAAAGCCATACAACCTGAATTTAAAGTGATCAAATCTTTTGGCGTCAATGCCGATTTTGATTTCCAGCAATTGGAGGCCTATCCCGGGGTGGTAGATTACTTTTTGTTCGACACACAAACACCCGATCATGGTGGTTCAGGGAAGAAGTTCGACTGGAACCTGCTGGACAAATACAAGCTCGATGTCCCTTATTTTTTGAGTGGAGGAATCGGACCGGAAAGTGTGGAGGCCTTGAATGGGATCAGCGACCCGCGACTGTTTGCCATCGACATCAACAGCAGGTTTGAACTGGAACCGGGATGGAAAGATGCAGGTAAATTGAAAGAATTTAAAAACAAGTTGTCCTGA
- the nhaA gene encoding Na+/H+ antiporter NhaA → MSKLFNLQAFRDFIRSGQIGGIILMVCVAISLFIANSSYSEGFANLLATDLGITFGSSTYSFSISAWINDALMAIFFLLVGLEIKREMLEGELSSLKKASLPVIAALGGMLVPALIYFAFNHNTPTASGWGIPMATDIAFALAIISMLGKSVPTSLKIFLAALAIVDDLGAILVIAVFYTNEVHFDYLLMAAGVLAVLFLFNYFNIKPLFFYLIPGIFLWYFIHHSGIHATIAGVLLAFTIPCNETNIESPLEKLEHLLNGPVNYFIMPIFALANTNITFQKEMLGGLVSPLGAGIILGLFAGKTIGVTLFSWLAVKLKLGTLPSRSGWKHIIGLGMLAGIGFTMSIFISLLSFSDEMHVTEAKFAILCASIIAGLIGFIYLKSIKNTKKEVTA, encoded by the coding sequence ATGTCGAAACTATTCAATTTACAAGCGTTCAGAGATTTCATTCGTTCAGGACAAATCGGAGGTATTATCCTTATGGTGTGTGTTGCCATCTCTTTATTTATTGCAAATTCCTCCTATAGTGAAGGGTTCGCCAATCTTTTAGCCACAGATTTAGGAATTACCTTTGGTAGCAGCACCTATTCCTTCAGCATTTCAGCATGGATCAATGACGCCCTGATGGCCATTTTCTTCCTGTTGGTAGGGCTGGAAATTAAAAGGGAAATGCTGGAGGGAGAATTATCTTCGCTCAAAAAGGCCTCCTTGCCGGTAATTGCGGCATTGGGCGGAATGCTCGTTCCTGCATTGATCTATTTTGCTTTTAACCACAATACGCCGACAGCTTCAGGATGGGGAATTCCGATGGCTACCGATATCGCCTTTGCATTGGCCATCATTTCAATGCTGGGCAAAAGCGTCCCTACTTCTTTAAAGATCTTTCTGGCTGCATTGGCCATTGTAGACGACCTTGGAGCGATCCTAGTTATTGCAGTATTTTACACCAATGAAGTTCATTTTGATTACCTGTTAATGGCTGCAGGAGTACTGGCAGTATTATTTCTATTCAATTACTTCAACATAAAACCCTTATTCTTTTACCTGATCCCAGGCATCTTTTTATGGTATTTCATTCACCATTCAGGAATCCACGCCACGATTGCAGGCGTACTACTTGCCTTCACCATCCCTTGTAATGAGACCAATATAGAATCACCGCTGGAAAAACTGGAACACCTATTGAATGGCCCAGTAAATTACTTTATCATGCCTATTTTTGCTTTGGCGAACACCAATATCACCTTTCAGAAAGAGATGCTTGGCGGCCTGGTTTCCCCATTGGGAGCGGGAATTATCCTGGGCTTATTTGCCGGAAAAACAATAGGGGTTACGCTATTTTCATGGTTGGCGGTGAAGCTAAAGCTAGGCACCTTACCTTCCCGATCCGGTTGGAAGCACATCATTGGATTGGGTATGCTTGCCGGAATAGGATTCACCATGTCCATTTTTATTTCCCTATTGTCTTTCAGCGACGAGATGCATGTTACGGAGGCTAAATTCGCCATCCTTTGTGCTTCTATCATTGCCGGATTAATTGGTTTTATCTACCTTAAATCCATTAAAAACACGAAAAAAGAAGTTACGGCTTAA
- the trpD gene encoding anthranilate phosphoribosyltransferase, with amino-acid sequence MKKILNHLFENKTFSRAEAQRILTSIALGEFNTSQIAAFITVYGMRNITVEELQGFRDAMLDLCVKLDFSNHELIDLCGTGGDGKDTFNISTLASFVVAGSGHKVAKHGNYGVSSGCGSSNVMEYLGYQFTSDQDVLKRSLDKSGICFIHAPLFNPAMKTVAPIRKELGVKTFFNMLGPMCNPAQPKNQLVGVFSLELARLYAYLYQDTDKNYTILHAVDGFDEVSLTCDFKTFSKNGEALRKVSDLGFEEIDEQLIKGGDTVASSAEIFMKVLNGEGENEQNNVVLCNAALAIQTIDSSKTFADCFYEAEESLFSKRALNTFKSLLS; translated from the coding sequence ATGAAGAAAATACTCAACCACTTATTTGAAAACAAGACCTTCAGCAGAGCTGAAGCACAGCGAATTCTGACTTCCATTGCTTTGGGTGAGTTTAATACCTCCCAGATCGCTGCTTTTATTACAGTTTACGGGATGCGTAACATTACGGTGGAAGAGTTACAGGGCTTCCGTGATGCCATGCTGGACTTATGCGTAAAGCTGGATTTCTCCAATCATGAACTGATCGATCTGTGTGGAACAGGTGGTGATGGAAAAGATACTTTTAACATTTCTACACTGGCTTCCTTTGTGGTGGCAGGATCAGGGCATAAAGTAGCCAAGCATGGTAACTATGGTGTTTCTTCGGGCTGCGGATCTTCCAATGTAATGGAGTATCTGGGGTACCAGTTCACGAGTGATCAGGATGTACTGAAAAGGAGCCTTGATAAATCGGGGATTTGCTTTATCCATGCGCCTTTGTTTAACCCGGCGATGAAAACAGTAGCCCCCATCCGTAAAGAATTGGGAGTGAAAACCTTTTTTAATATGTTGGGGCCAATGTGTAATCCGGCACAGCCTAAAAATCAATTGGTTGGCGTGTTTAGCCTGGAGCTGGCACGTTTGTATGCGTACCTGTATCAGGATACGGATAAGAATTATACCATCCTTCATGCGGTCGACGGTTTTGATGAGGTTTCTTTAACCTGCGATTTTAAGACGTTCAGCAAAAATGGGGAAGCCCTGAGAAAAGTGTCTGACCTTGGTTTTGAAGAGATTGATGAGCAATTGATTAAAGGTGGAGATACGGTAGCTTCTTCCGCGGAGATATTTATGAAAGTCCTGAATGGGGAAGGAGAAAATGAGCAGAATAATGTCGTGTTGTGTAATGCAGCATTGGCGATACAAACAATAGACAGCAGCAAGACTTTTGCCGATTGCTTCTATGAAGCGGAAGAATCTTTGTTCAGTAAGCGGGCCTTGAATACTTTTAAAAGCTTGTTGTCCTGA
- the trpB gene encoding tryptophan synthase subunit beta gives MNYFVNEKGYFGDFGGAYIPEMLYPNVEELRTNYLKIIEDEDFQKEFHQLLKDYVGRPSPLYLAKRLSQRYNANIFLKREDLNHTGAHKINNTIGQILLAERLGKKRIIAETGAGQHGVATATVCALRGLECVVYMGEIDIQRQAPNVARMKMLGATVVPATSGSKTLKDATNEAMRDWINNPIDTHYIIGSVVGPHPYPDMVALFQSIISEETKKQLIEQTGNDQPDYVLACVGGGSNAMGMFYHFINDENVKLVAVEAAGKGVDSGHSAATTSLGKEGVLHGSRSILMQTEDGQVIEPYSVSAGLDYPGIGPQHAHLFKTLRGEYVSVTDDESLQAGLLLTQLEGIIPAIESAHALAYLEKMKFTGKENVVVCLSGRGDKDMDTYMKYFGL, from the coding sequence ATGAACTATTTTGTAAATGAGAAGGGTTATTTTGGAGATTTCGGAGGAGCGTACATTCCCGAAATGTTATATCCCAATGTGGAAGAACTGAGAACCAATTACCTGAAAATTATCGAAGATGAAGACTTTCAAAAGGAGTTTCATCAACTGCTTAAGGATTATGTAGGAAGGCCTTCTCCCTTGTATCTGGCAAAGCGTTTATCGCAGCGCTACAATGCAAACATCTTCCTGAAAAGAGAAGACCTGAACCATACCGGTGCGCATAAGATCAACAATACCATCGGTCAGATTTTACTGGCAGAACGCTTAGGAAAAAAGCGGATCATTGCAGAAACAGGAGCAGGACAGCATGGTGTGGCAACAGCAACGGTTTGTGCCTTACGTGGCCTGGAATGTGTAGTGTACATGGGAGAGATTGATATTCAACGTCAGGCGCCCAATGTAGCGAGAATGAAAATGCTCGGTGCAACCGTGGTTCCTGCAACTTCAGGCAGTAAAACGTTGAAAGATGCGACCAATGAAGCCATGCGCGACTGGATCAATAATCCTATCGATACACATTACATTATCGGTTCTGTGGTAGGTCCGCATCCTTATCCGGATATGGTGGCACTATTTCAATCGATCATTTCAGAGGAAACAAAAAAACAATTAATTGAACAGACCGGAAACGATCAGCCTGATTATGTGCTTGCCTGCGTGGGTGGCGGAAGTAATGCCATGGGAATGTTCTATCATTTTATTAATGACGAAAACGTGAAACTGGTTGCCGTAGAGGCCGCAGGAAAAGGCGTAGACAGCGGGCATTCTGCAGCCACAACTTCTTTAGGAAAAGAAGGCGTTTTACATGGCAGCAGAAGCATCCTGATGCAAACGGAAGATGGGCAGGTGATTGAGCCTTATTCGGTTTCTGCGGGCTTGGATTACCCTGGAATAGGCCCTCAGCATGCGCATTTGTTTAAGACTTTGAGAGGGGAGTATGTATCGGTAACGGATGATGAGTCTTTACAGGCGGGATTGCTGCTGACACAGCTGGAAGGAATTATCCCAGCCATCGAAAGCGCACACGCCCTGGCGTATTTAGAGAAAATGAAGTTTACAGGTAAGGAAAATGTGGTCGTTTGTTTGTCCGGAAGGGGAGATAAAGACATGGATACCTATATGAAGTATTTTGGTTTATAA
- a CDS encoding L-threonylcarbamoyladenylate synthase, translated as MLIKIYPENPNPKAIEQAVEVLKKGGIIIYPTDTVYGLGCDITNQKAIEKICRLRGIKPEKANFSFICSDLRHISDYIKPIDTTTFRVLKKALPGPFTFIFNANNNVPKLLSSNKKTVGIRVPDNAIAREIVLLLGNPILSTSIKDDDELIEYSTDPELIHEKYEDKVDLVIDGGYGDNEPSTVVDCTSGEFEIIREGKGDLESFL; from the coding sequence ATGCTTATCAAAATCTATCCTGAAAATCCGAATCCCAAAGCAATAGAACAAGCGGTGGAGGTCTTAAAAAAAGGAGGCATCATCATTTATCCTACCGATACCGTTTACGGCTTGGGTTGCGACATTACCAATCAAAAAGCCATAGAAAAGATTTGCCGGTTGAGGGGCATCAAACCTGAAAAGGCCAACTTTTCCTTCATCTGTTCTGACCTCAGACACATTTCAGACTATATTAAACCCATTGATACCACTACATTCAGGGTGTTAAAAAAAGCATTACCAGGCCCCTTCACCTTTATATTCAATGCCAACAACAATGTACCAAAGCTGTTAAGCTCCAATAAAAAAACGGTCGGTATCCGTGTTCCTGACAATGCCATTGCCCGGGAAATTGTGCTATTGCTTGGCAATCCGATCCTATCGACTTCCATAAAAGATGACGATGAGTTGATTGAGTATTCTACAGATCCGGAATTGATCCACGAGAAATACGAAGATAAAGTAGACCTGGTGATTGACGGCGGATACGGTGACAATGAGCCTTCTACCGTTGTAGATTGTACCTCCGGAGAGTTCGAAATCATTCGTGAGGGTAAAGGCGATCTGGAAAGTTTCCTTTAA
- a CDS encoding ion channel, whose protein sequence is MALFKRKSQIDDDLGFGTQPVSANQRLMNADGSSNVRRTGLPIFRSADTYNWLISMSWKKFLFIILLAYLIVNTLFATLYVSIGIEHLKGADGLSPRDHFFDAFFFSAQTISTVGYGHISPDGFATSCLAAFESMLGLLAFALATGLLYGRFSRPTAKVVYSPNMVITPYKGIKGLMFRLANLRNNQLIEIEVQVVMSYNELVDGKKIRRFYPLDLERSKIGLLSLSWTVVHPIDEHSPIFEKTAEDLADAEVEILVLLKAFDDTFSQTVHTRTSYRDEDIIHNAKFSSIFSRDNSGRTTLDLSRIGNTEMVTDAQPISSSV, encoded by the coding sequence ATGGCATTATTTAAACGGAAATCACAAATAGATGATGATTTAGGCTTTGGTACACAACCTGTTAGCGCGAATCAAAGATTAATGAATGCTGATGGTTCTTCCAACGTCCGGCGGACCGGTCTTCCTATTTTCAGAAGTGCCGATACTTATAACTGGCTGATTTCCATGTCCTGGAAGAAATTCCTGTTCATCATCCTCCTAGCCTACCTCATCGTGAACACCCTCTTTGCCACGCTATATGTATCGATAGGAATTGAACACCTTAAAGGAGCCGACGGTCTCAGTCCCAGAGATCATTTCTTTGATGCCTTCTTCTTTTCCGCGCAAACCATTTCTACTGTGGGTTATGGCCACATCAGTCCGGATGGCTTTGCCACGAGTTGCCTTGCCGCTTTTGAATCCATGCTGGGTTTACTTGCATTTGCCCTGGCCACAGGTTTATTGTATGGCCGTTTTTCCAGGCCCACCGCAAAAGTAGTTTATAGTCCAAACATGGTCATCACCCCTTATAAAGGAATTAAAGGACTAATGTTCAGACTTGCAAACCTAAGAAACAACCAACTCATAGAAATTGAAGTTCAGGTTGTAATGTCTTATAATGAGCTCGTTGACGGAAAAAAGATCAGGCGATTTTACCCCTTAGACCTGGAAAGATCAAAAATCGGATTGCTGAGTTTAAGCTGGACCGTTGTACATCCCATTGACGAACATAGTCCCATTTTTGAAAAAACCGCAGAAGATCTTGCCGATGCAGAAGTAGAGATCCTGGTTTTGTTAAAAGCCTTTGACGACACCTTCTCTCAAACGGTACATACCAGAACCTCCTACCGTGATGAAGACATTATACACAACGCCAAATTCTCCAGTATCTTCTCGAGAGATAACAGCGGACGAACTACGCTTGACCTTTCCAGAATTGGCAATACCGAAATGGTTACAGATGCTCAGCCGATCTCATCATCTGTTTAA